The proteins below are encoded in one region of Buttiauxella gaviniae:
- the kdpF gene encoding K(+)-transporting ATPase subunit F: MSAGLIAGVVLVCVLLGYLIYALINAEAF; the protein is encoded by the coding sequence GTGAGTGCAGGACTGATTGCTGGCGTGGTGCTAGTTTGTGTGCTGTTGGGCTATTTGATTTACGCCCTGATTAATGCGGAGGCATTCTGA
- the elaB gene encoding stress response protein ElaB — protein MQPYESRLDDDLTLLSETLEEVLRSSGDPADQKYIELKERAEKALSEVKDRVSNASDNYYYRAKKAAYRADDYVHEKPWQGIGVGAAAGLVLGLLLARR, from the coding sequence ATGCAACCGTATGAATCTCGTCTTGATGATGACCTAACTTTGCTGAGTGAAACGCTGGAAGAAGTCCTGCGTTCCTCAGGTGACCCTGCCGACCAAAAGTACATTGAGCTGAAAGAACGTGCCGAAAAGGCGCTCAGCGAAGTCAAAGACCGGGTTAGCAATGCGTCAGACAATTATTACTATCGTGCTAAAAAAGCAGCTTATCGTGCTGATGACTATGTCCATGAAAAACCGTGGCAAGGAATTGGTGTCGGGGCTGCCGCAGGCCTGGTGTTAGGGCTTTTGCTCGCCCGACGCTAA
- the menF gene encoding isochorismate synthase MenF, with amino-acid sequence MNSVVIALQQLQLALNAEFADAPGLKQLSFALNLSNASDALAWLTSQPLYPQFYWQQRNGDDEIAALGAVRHFETLNTARAFLDDYADQPTIRITGVNAFDPAKSFLFLPRLEWRRTGGGAFLCLQLYSDTSLQDDARAAQQFLEQILPAKQLPLQRLNCVGEQHFPAEPEWQQLIGRAITAIEEHQLDKVVLARATDLQFTTAVSAAGFMAASRRVNLNCYHFLMVFDASHAFLGSSPERLWRRIDNALRTEALAGTVANHPDDHRAWTLGQWLLKDDKNQRENMLVVEDICQRLQKTVGAIDVLPPQVVRLRKVQHLRRCIWTDLTQPDDAACLAMLQPTAAVAGLPRDVAHDFIAQNEPFEREWYAGSAGYLSQRQAEFCVALRSAKVTNNIVRLYAGAGIVAGSDAMEEWQEIENKAAGLRTLLTKAAF; translated from the coding sequence GTGAATTCAGTTGTCATCGCGCTGCAACAGTTACAGCTTGCATTGAACGCAGAATTTGCGGACGCGCCAGGCTTAAAGCAATTATCGTTTGCCTTAAACCTGAGCAATGCCTCAGATGCCCTTGCCTGGTTGACCAGCCAGCCCCTTTATCCTCAATTCTATTGGCAGCAGCGTAATGGCGATGACGAAATCGCCGCCCTCGGAGCGGTGCGTCATTTTGAAACATTAAATACTGCCCGCGCTTTTCTGGATGATTACGCCGACCAACCGACCATCCGTATCACCGGCGTGAATGCTTTTGATCCCGCTAAAAGTTTTTTATTCCTCCCAAGGCTCGAATGGCGGCGCACCGGCGGCGGGGCTTTTCTCTGTCTTCAACTTTATAGCGACACCTCTTTACAAGATGATGCCCGTGCGGCGCAACAATTCCTCGAACAAATCTTGCCAGCCAAACAGCTACCGTTGCAGCGTTTGAATTGCGTTGGCGAGCAGCATTTCCCCGCCGAACCTGAATGGCAACAGTTGATTGGCCGCGCAATTACTGCGATTGAAGAACATCAACTCGATAAAGTCGTACTGGCAAGAGCAACCGACCTGCAATTTACTACCGCCGTTTCTGCGGCAGGTTTTATGGCCGCCAGCCGCCGGGTGAATCTCAATTGCTACCATTTTCTGATGGTGTTCGACGCGAGTCATGCGTTTCTTGGCTCAAGCCCCGAGCGCCTGTGGCGGCGCATAGATAACGCATTGCGTACCGAAGCGCTGGCCGGGACGGTTGCTAATCATCCGGATGACCATCGTGCCTGGACCCTCGGGCAGTGGCTGTTAAAAGATGATAAAAACCAACGTGAAAACATGTTGGTTGTGGAAGATATTTGCCAGCGTTTGCAAAAAACCGTGGGCGCAATCGACGTGCTGCCCCCGCAGGTGGTGCGACTGAGAAAAGTGCAGCATCTGCGTCGCTGTATCTGGACCGATCTTACGCAGCCTGACGACGCCGCATGCCTTGCAATGCTGCAACCCACAGCGGCTGTGGCGGGGCTGCCGCGCGATGTCGCCCATGATTTTATCGCGCAAAATGAACCGTTTGAGCGCGAATGGTATGCGGGTTCGGCAGGGTATTTATCGCAACGCCAGGCTGAATTTTGTGTCGCCCTACGTTCGGCAAAAGTCACCAATAATATCGTGCGCTTATACGCAGGCGCGGGTATTGTCGCGGGCTCCGATGCGATGGAAGAGTGGCAGGAAATAGAAAATAAAGCCGCCGGATTACGTACCTTGCTGACGAAAGCTGCATTCTGA
- the kdpC gene encoding potassium-transporting ATPase subunit KdpC, translated as MTTLRPAILLLILLTLVTGGLYPLLTTLLGQWWFPAQANGSLIIDTNVVRGSSLIGQNFTQARYLQGRPSATAETPYNPMASGGSNLAGSNPELDKQVTERVAALRAANPQAKPAVPVELVTASASGLDGQISPLAAAWQIPRIAKTRNLPVEQVERLIVENTTQPLVGFIGKPVVNVLLVNMALDALQAP; from the coding sequence ATGACTACCTTACGTCCCGCTATACTGTTACTGATTTTACTGACCCTGGTTACCGGTGGGCTTTATCCGCTCCTGACCACGCTGTTAGGCCAGTGGTGGTTCCCGGCGCAGGCCAACGGCTCGCTCATTATTGATACGAACGTTGTGCGCGGCTCAAGCCTGATTGGGCAAAACTTTACTCAGGCCAGGTATTTACAAGGCCGCCCTTCTGCTACCGCAGAAACCCCTTATAATCCGATGGCCTCGGGCGGGAGTAATCTGGCGGGCAGTAATCCAGAGTTAGATAAGCAAGTTACCGAACGTGTAGCAGCGTTACGTGCGGCAAATCCGCAGGCAAAACCAGCGGTTCCGGTAGAACTCGTAACCGCTTCAGCGAGTGGCCTTGACGGGCAGATTTCACCCCTGGCGGCAGCCTGGCAAATCCCGCGTATTGCCAAAACGCGCAATTTGCCGGTTGAACAAGTTGAGCGTTTGATAGTTGAAAACACCACACAGCCGTTGGTCGGTTTTATCGGCAAACCGGTGGTAAATGTGTTGTTGGTTAATATGGCTTTGGATGCACTTCAGGCTCCATAA
- the menB gene encoding 1,4-dihydroxy-2-naphthoyl-CoA synthase, whose translation MIYPDEQMLYAPIEWQDCSEGYTDIRYHKSADGIAKITINRPEVRNAFRPLTVKEMINALADARYDDNIGTIILTGEGEKAFCAGGDQKVRGDYGGYQDASGTHHLNVLDFQRQIRTCPKPVVAMVAGFSIGGGHVLHMMCDLTIAAENAIFGQTGPKVGSFDGGWGASYMARIVGQKKAREIWFLCRQYDAKEALEMGLVNTVVPNADLEKETVRWCREMLQNSPMALRCLKAALNADCDGQAGLQELAGNATMLFYMTEEGQEGRNAFNQKRQPDFSKFKRNP comes from the coding sequence ATGATTTACCCGGATGAACAAATGCTCTATGCCCCGATTGAATGGCAGGACTGCTCGGAAGGTTACACCGATATTCGCTATCACAAATCTGCCGATGGCATCGCGAAAATCACCATTAACCGCCCGGAAGTGCGTAACGCCTTCCGCCCATTGACCGTGAAAGAGATGATCAACGCCCTGGCTGACGCTCGCTATGACGACAATATCGGGACCATTATCCTGACTGGCGAAGGCGAAAAAGCGTTCTGCGCCGGTGGCGACCAAAAAGTGCGTGGCGATTACGGCGGCTATCAGGATGCAAGCGGAACTCACCATCTGAACGTGCTGGATTTCCAGCGCCAGATTCGTACCTGTCCAAAACCTGTTGTGGCGATGGTTGCCGGTTTTTCCATCGGCGGCGGCCATGTGTTGCACATGATGTGCGACCTGACCATTGCGGCGGAAAACGCCATCTTCGGCCAAACTGGCCCGAAAGTGGGATCGTTTGACGGTGGCTGGGGTGCTTCTTACATGGCGCGTATCGTCGGCCAGAAAAAAGCGCGTGAAATCTGGTTCCTGTGCCGTCAGTACGATGCGAAAGAAGCGCTGGAAATGGGTCTGGTGAACACCGTAGTACCGAATGCCGATCTGGAAAAAGAGACCGTGCGCTGGTGCCGTGAAATGCTGCAAAACAGCCCGATGGCGCTGCGCTGCCTGAAAGCTGCCCTGAATGCGGATTGCGACGGTCAGGCCGGTTTGCAGGAGCTTGCGGGTAACGCCACCATGCTGTTCTACATGACCGAAGAAGGTCAGGAAGGCCGCAACGCGTTCAACCAAAAACGCCAGCCGGACTTCAGCAAATTTAAACGGAATCCGTAA
- the menD gene encoding 2-succinyl-5-enolpyruvyl-6-hydroxy-3-cyclohexene-1-carboxylic-acid synthase yields MSISSFNRRWATVILEALTRHGVRHVCIAPGSRSTPLTLGAAENRAFICHTHFDERGLGHLALGLAKASQAPVAIIVTSGTAVANLYPAIIEAGLTGEKLVVLTADRPPELIDCGANQAIRQPGIFSSHPTQSINLPRPTQDIPARWLVSTIDNALGQQMGGAVHINCPFAEPLYGEPDETGMSWQQALGDWWKSDKPWLRTGSALEALKQRDWFFWRQKRGVVVAGRLNAEEGKQVAVWAKMLGWPLIADVLSQTGQPLPCADLWLSNSQAVTELAEAQIIIQFGSSLTGKRVLQWQATCEPEEYWLVDSLPNRLDPANHRGRRLACDITQWLELHPAEKRTAWAETLSPLAKLAQETVEKGTVEFGEAQVAARLPKLLPDAGQLFVGNSLIVRLVDAFAQLPAGYPVYSNRGASGIDGLLSTAAGVQRATARSTLAIVGDLSALYDINSLALLRQVSAPFVLLIVNNNGGQIFSLLPTPAVERERFYCMPQNVNFAPAAAMFGLTYHNPTNWDELHDAVTRAWLRPEATIIELTVAETDGAQTLQHLLAQVSQA; encoded by the coding sequence ATGTCGATAAGCTCATTTAACCGCCGTTGGGCTACGGTAATTCTTGAAGCGCTAACCCGCCACGGTGTACGCCATGTGTGTATCGCGCCGGGTTCGCGTTCGACGCCGTTAACCCTTGGGGCGGCTGAAAATCGAGCCTTTATTTGTCATACCCATTTTGACGAACGGGGTTTAGGGCATCTGGCACTAGGGCTGGCAAAAGCGAGCCAGGCTCCGGTCGCGATTATTGTGACCTCGGGGACGGCTGTTGCCAATCTCTATCCGGCGATCATTGAAGCGGGTTTGACAGGCGAAAAACTGGTGGTTCTCACTGCCGATCGTCCACCAGAGCTTATTGATTGCGGAGCCAATCAGGCAATCCGCCAACCTGGAATATTCAGCTCTCACCCAACGCAATCCATTAATTTACCGCGTCCCACGCAGGATATTCCTGCCCGCTGGTTGGTTTCGACAATTGATAACGCCCTGGGCCAACAAATGGGCGGCGCTGTTCACATCAACTGCCCGTTTGCCGAGCCGCTGTATGGCGAGCCGGACGAAACCGGTATGAGCTGGCAACAGGCGCTTGGCGACTGGTGGAAAAGTGATAAACCTTGGTTGCGCACAGGTTCGGCCCTCGAAGCGCTGAAACAGCGCGACTGGTTCTTCTGGCGCCAAAAGCGCGGCGTTGTGGTTGCCGGGCGTTTAAATGCCGAAGAAGGTAAACAGGTTGCGGTATGGGCAAAAATGCTGGGCTGGCCGTTGATTGCCGATGTGTTATCGCAAACGGGGCAACCGCTACCGTGCGCAGATCTCTGGCTGAGTAACAGCCAGGCGGTGACCGAACTCGCCGAAGCACAAATAATTATCCAGTTTGGCAGCAGCCTGACGGGAAAACGCGTTCTGCAATGGCAAGCAACGTGTGAGCCGGAAGAGTACTGGCTGGTGGACAGCTTACCCAACCGCCTCGACCCTGCGAACCATCGTGGCCGTCGCCTTGCATGTGACATCACCCAGTGGCTGGAGTTGCACCCTGCGGAAAAACGCACGGCCTGGGCCGAGACGTTATCTCCCCTGGCAAAGCTTGCTCAGGAAACCGTGGAAAAGGGCACCGTAGAATTTGGCGAAGCCCAGGTGGCCGCACGTTTGCCGAAACTGCTTCCTGATGCGGGGCAACTGTTTGTCGGTAACAGTCTGATTGTTCGCCTGGTGGATGCTTTCGCACAGTTGCCAGCGGGTTATCCGGTTTACAGCAACCGTGGCGCAAGCGGTATCGACGGTTTGCTCTCAACGGCTGCGGGTGTGCAACGCGCTACCGCTCGCTCGACGCTTGCGATTGTGGGCGATCTGTCAGCCCTTTATGACATCAATTCACTGGCGTTATTGCGCCAGGTTTCCGCCCCGTTTGTTTTGCTGATCGTGAATAATAATGGCGGGCAAATCTTCTCGCTGCTGCCCACGCCTGCCGTCGAGCGCGAACGCTTTTACTGTATGCCGCAAAACGTCAATTTTGCCCCTGCGGCGGCGATGTTTGGCCTCACCTATCACAACCCGACGAACTGGGATGAGTTGCATGATGCGGTCACCCGAGCATGGCTGCGCCCGGAAGCTACAATTATCGAATTAACCGTCGCAGAAACTGACGGCGCGCAAACCTTGCAGCATTTGCTGGCGCAGGTAAGCCAGGCATGA
- a CDS encoding GNAT family N-acetyltransferase has translation MLIWQDLHHSELSVTDLYTLLALRNEVFVVEQNCPYQDIDGDDLVGENRHILGWKGGKLVAYARILKSESEFDPVVIGRVIIDKSVRGEKLGYQLMEQAMASCQQHWADKTVYLGAQAHLQSFYARFGFIPVTDVYDEDGIPHIGMANR, from the coding sequence ATGTTAATTTGGCAAGATTTACACCATTCAGAATTAAGCGTTACCGATCTCTACACCCTTCTGGCGTTACGCAATGAAGTGTTTGTTGTCGAACAAAACTGCCCTTATCAGGATATTGACGGCGACGATCTGGTCGGCGAAAACCGCCATATTCTCGGCTGGAAGGGCGGTAAACTGGTGGCCTATGCCCGTATTTTGAAAAGTGAGAGTGAATTTGATCCCGTGGTAATTGGCCGTGTGATTATCGACAAAAGCGTGCGCGGCGAAAAACTAGGGTATCAATTAATGGAGCAGGCGATGGCTTCCTGCCAGCAGCACTGGGCGGACAAAACGGTGTATTTGGGCGCACAGGCACATCTGCAATCGTTCTACGCGCGCTTCGGTTTTATCCCGGTAACGGATGTGTACGACGAAGACGGTATTCCACATATCGGTATGGCGAATCGTTAA
- the kdpB gene encoding potassium-transporting ATPase subunit KdpB, with amino-acid sequence MSRKQQALFEPSLIRQALIDSFKKLTPQVQWRNPVMFIVWVGSVLTTVLAVAMYSGKLQGDALFTAAISLWLWFTVLFANFAEALAEGRSKAQANSLKGVKKTSWARKLRAPQHDAQMDHVPAADLRKGDIVLVEAGDIIPCDGEVLEGGASVDESAITGESAPVIRESGGDFASVTGGTRILSDWLVIQCSVNPGETFLDRMIAMVESAQRRKTPNEIALTILLVALTIVFLLATATLWPFSQYGGVAVSVTVLIALLVCLIPTTIGGLLSAIGVAGMSRMLGANVIATSGRAVEAAGDVDVLLLDKTGTITLGNRQASDFLPAPGIEEKTLADAAQLSSLADETPEGRSIVVLAKQRFNLRERDVQNLHATFVPFTAQTRMSGINIQDRMIRKGSVDAIRRHVEANGGHFPPAVDTLVEGVARAGGTPLVVAEGANVLGVIALKDIVKGGIKERFAQLRQMGIKTVMITGDNRLTAAAIAAEAGVDDFLSEATPEAKLALIRQYQAEGRLVAMTGDGTNDAPALAQADVAVAMNSGTQAAKEAGNMVDLDSNPTKLIEVVHIGKQMLMTRGSLTTFSIANDVAKYFAIIPAAFAATYPQLNALNVMHLHSPASAILSAVIFNALIIICLIPLALRGVSYKPLSAAAMLRRNLWIYGLGGLIVPFVGIKIIDLFLTVCGLV; translated from the coding sequence ATGAGTCGCAAGCAACAGGCGCTATTTGAACCATCGCTGATTCGTCAGGCGCTGATTGATTCGTTTAAAAAACTTACCCCGCAGGTGCAGTGGCGTAACCCGGTGATGTTTATCGTTTGGGTCGGCAGCGTGTTGACCACCGTACTAGCCGTCGCGATGTATAGCGGAAAGCTGCAAGGCGACGCGCTGTTTACCGCTGCCATCAGCCTCTGGCTGTGGTTTACCGTGCTGTTCGCAAACTTTGCCGAAGCGCTGGCAGAAGGCCGCAGTAAAGCGCAAGCCAATAGTCTGAAAGGCGTGAAGAAAACCAGTTGGGCTCGCAAACTTCGCGCCCCGCAGCATGACGCGCAGATGGATCACGTTCCTGCCGCGGATTTGCGTAAAGGCGATATCGTGCTGGTGGAAGCGGGCGATATCATCCCGTGCGATGGCGAAGTGCTGGAGGGCGGTGCGTCTGTCGATGAGAGTGCGATTACAGGTGAATCCGCACCGGTGATTCGTGAATCGGGCGGCGACTTTGCCTCCGTAACGGGCGGGACACGTATTCTTTCCGACTGGCTGGTGATTCAGTGCAGCGTGAATCCCGGTGAAACCTTCCTCGACCGCATGATTGCGATGGTGGAAAGTGCCCAGCGCCGTAAAACGCCAAACGAAATCGCGCTGACCATTTTGTTAGTGGCGCTGACGATTGTATTTTTACTGGCAACCGCCACGCTCTGGCCGTTCTCACAATATGGCGGCGTGGCGGTCAGCGTGACCGTTCTGATTGCGCTGTTAGTCTGTTTAATTCCCACCACTATCGGCGGATTGCTTTCCGCGATTGGTGTCGCCGGGATGAGCCGCATGCTGGGCGCAAATGTGATTGCCACCAGCGGGCGGGCGGTAGAAGCGGCGGGCGATGTGGATGTGCTACTGCTGGATAAAACCGGCACCATTACCCTTGGGAACCGCCAGGCTTCAGATTTCCTGCCGGCTCCGGGAATTGAAGAAAAAACCCTGGCCGATGCGGCGCAGCTTTCCTCTCTTGCCGATGAAACGCCGGAAGGCCGCAGCATCGTCGTGCTGGCAAAACAGCGCTTTAACCTGCGCGAACGCGATGTGCAAAACCTGCATGCCACGTTTGTACCGTTTACCGCGCAAACTCGCATGAGCGGGATCAACATTCAGGATCGGATGATCCGCAAAGGTTCTGTCGATGCGATTCGCCGCCACGTTGAAGCCAACGGCGGCCACTTCCCGCCGGCTGTCGATACGCTGGTAGAAGGTGTGGCACGTGCGGGGGGTACGCCGTTAGTCGTTGCGGAAGGTGCAAATGTGCTGGGCGTTATCGCGCTTAAAGATATCGTCAAAGGCGGCATTAAAGAACGCTTTGCCCAGCTACGCCAGATGGGCATTAAAACCGTAATGATCACCGGTGATAACCGCCTGACCGCAGCCGCGATTGCCGCCGAAGCGGGTGTCGATGATTTCCTGTCGGAAGCCACGCCGGAAGCCAAATTGGCTTTAATTCGTCAATATCAGGCGGAAGGCCGTTTAGTGGCGATGACAGGGGACGGCACCAACGATGCCCCGGCGCTGGCGCAGGCGGACGTAGCCGTTGCCATGAACTCCGGAACCCAGGCCGCAAAAGAAGCGGGCAACATGGTGGATTTGGATTCCAACCCCACCAAATTGATTGAAGTGGTGCATATCGGTAAACAAATGCTGATGACGCGTGGCTCGCTGACCACCTTCAGTATTGCCAACGACGTGGCGAAATATTTCGCAATTATCCCCGCGGCGTTTGCCGCCACTTATCCGCAGCTCAATGCCCTGAACGTGATGCATCTGCACTCCCCTGCCTCGGCTATTTTAAGCGCGGTCATTTTTAACGCGCTGATCATCATCTGCCTGATCCCCCTGGCGTTGCGCGGCGTGAGCTACAAACCGTTAAGCGCCGCCGCCATGTTACGCCGCAACCTGTGGATTTACGGTTTAGGCGGATTAATTGTGCCGTTTGTTGGTATCAAAATTATCGATCTGTTCCTGACCGTGTGCGGCCTGGTTTAA
- the menH gene encoding 2-succinyl-6-hydroxy-2,4-cyclohexadiene-1-carboxylate synthase has product MILHATYREGRNTSLPCLVWLHGFLGSHREWLALCENFADWPQLLVDLPGHGESANVVAGDFTQVDKLLRNTLLSYNILNYWLVGYSLGGRVAMYHACQGGNRGLCGLIVEGAHPGLADENARYERKNSDHLWAQRLSTEPLTAVLSDWYQQPVFHSLNDEQRRALISTRSQNNALTLAAMLEATSLGNQPDLQAALKKLPLPFYYLCGERDEKFRAVAQSLELSPHVIAAAGHNAHRENPAAFSACLLNLCSK; this is encoded by the coding sequence ATGATCCTGCACGCGACCTACCGTGAAGGGCGCAATACCAGTTTGCCATGTCTGGTCTGGCTGCATGGATTTTTAGGAAGCCACCGCGAGTGGCTAGCACTTTGCGAGAATTTTGCCGACTGGCCGCAGTTGCTAGTTGATCTGCCCGGTCACGGAGAATCCGCGAACGTAGTGGCAGGCGATTTCACCCAGGTCGACAAACTGCTGCGCAACACGCTACTTAGTTACAACATACTAAATTACTGGCTGGTGGGTTACTCCCTCGGCGGGCGTGTGGCGATGTACCATGCTTGTCAGGGTGGGAATCGCGGTTTGTGCGGGCTGATTGTGGAAGGTGCGCATCCAGGCCTTGCCGACGAAAACGCTCGCTATGAGAGGAAAAACAGCGACCATCTTTGGGCGCAGCGGTTAAGCACAGAACCCTTAACAGCGGTTCTTTCTGACTGGTATCAGCAGCCCGTGTTTCATTCGCTAAACGACGAGCAACGCCGTGCACTAATCAGCACGCGTAGCCAGAATAACGCGCTTACTCTCGCCGCCATGCTCGAGGCCACATCGCTGGGTAACCAGCCTGATTTGCAGGCCGCACTAAAAAAATTGCCGCTGCCTTTTTACTACCTTTGCGGTGAACGGGACGAAAAATTCCGCGCCGTGGCGCAAAGCCTGGAATTGTCACCGCATGTTATTGCCGCCGCGGGCCATAATGCGCACCGGGAAAATCCCGCTGCATTCAGTGCCTGCTTACTTAATTTATGCTCTAAATAA
- a CDS encoding YbfA family protein, protein MTLYKDYPVHQVFLRRTCVVLAGILALPVMLFWKDRARFYSYLHRVWSKTSEKPVWMAQAEAASGDFY, encoded by the coding sequence ATGACTTTATATAAAGACTATCCTGTGCATCAGGTTTTCCTGCGTCGCACATGTGTTGTATTAGCGGGTATCCTGGCCCTGCCGGTGATGCTGTTCTGGAAAGATCGCGCTCGTTTTTACAGCTATTTGCATCGCGTGTGGTCTAAAACCAGTGAGAAACCGGTTTGGATGGCGCAGGCCGAAGCCGCCTCCGGTGATTTCTACTGA
- the kdpA gene encoding potassium-transporting ATPase subunit KdpA, translating to MAASGFLLIASFLVVLFILAKPLGSVLTRLIENEPLPVVGRMDSLLWKVLGSDATSEMNWKRYLAAIMVFNVLGLLVLFVILLAQGHLPLNPQQLPGLSWHLALNTAVSFVANTNWQSYSGETTLSYFSQMVGLTVQNFLSASTGIAVVFALIRAFSRHSANTLGNAWVDLTRITLYILLPISLLIALFFISQGTLQNVAAYQPFTTLEGVHQVLPMGPVASQEAIKMLGTNGGGFFNANSSHPFENPTALTNFVQMLAIFLIPTALCFSFGEAVGDKRQGRAILWAMGVIFVICVAVVMWAEMRGNTHFTLLGADSNINMEGKESRFGILVSSLFSVVTTAASCGAVNAMHDSFTALGGMIPMWLMQIGEVVFGGVGSGLYGMLLFVLLTVFIAGLMIGRTPEYLGKKIDVAEMKMTALAILVTPTLVLLGTALAMMTEAGRAGMLNPGIHGFSEVLYAVSSAANNNGSAFAGLSANTPFWNVLLAVCMWFGRFAVIVPVMAIAGSLVTKKSQTAGVGTLPTHGPLFIGLLIGTVLLVGALTFIPALALGPVAEHLSLVNL from the coding sequence ATGGCCGCCTCCGGTTTTTTATTAATTGCCAGTTTCCTGGTCGTTCTTTTTATCCTGGCAAAACCCCTGGGGAGCGTGCTGACGCGCCTGATCGAAAACGAGCCGCTGCCGGTTGTGGGAAGAATGGATTCGCTCCTGTGGAAAGTGTTGGGCTCCGACGCCACAAGCGAAATGAACTGGAAGCGTTATCTCGCCGCCATTATGGTCTTTAACGTTCTGGGCCTGCTGGTGTTGTTTGTCATTTTATTAGCGCAAGGACACTTACCTCTCAATCCGCAGCAACTACCCGGCCTCTCCTGGCATCTGGCGCTCAACACGGCGGTCAGTTTTGTCGCCAATACCAACTGGCAGTCATATAGCGGGGAAACCACGCTGAGTTATTTCAGCCAGATGGTCGGCCTTACGGTGCAAAACTTCTTGTCAGCGTCGACGGGGATTGCCGTGGTGTTTGCGTTGATTCGCGCTTTTTCGCGCCACAGCGCCAACACATTGGGCAACGCGTGGGTCGACTTAACTCGCATTACGCTTTACATCCTGCTGCCGATTTCGCTGTTGATTGCGCTGTTCTTTATCAGCCAGGGGACATTACAGAACGTGGCGGCTTATCAGCCTTTCACCACGCTGGAAGGCGTGCATCAGGTATTACCGATGGGCCCCGTGGCTTCGCAAGAAGCGATAAAAATGCTCGGCACCAACGGCGGCGGCTTCTTTAATGCCAACTCGTCCCACCCGTTTGAGAACCCAACGGCGCTAACCAACTTTGTACAAATGCTGGCGATCTTTTTGATCCCTACCGCCCTGTGCTTTTCATTTGGTGAAGCGGTAGGTGACAAACGCCAGGGCCGGGCCATTTTATGGGCGATGGGCGTGATTTTTGTCATCTGCGTCGCGGTGGTGATGTGGGCCGAAATGCGCGGTAACACGCATTTCACCCTGCTCGGCGCTGACAGCAACATCAATATGGAAGGCAAAGAGAGCCGCTTTGGCATTCTGGTCAGTAGCCTGTTTTCCGTGGTGACGACCGCCGCGTCCTGTGGCGCAGTCAACGCTATGCATGACTCATTTACCGCGTTAGGCGGCATGATCCCAATGTGGCTGATGCAGATTGGTGAAGTGGTGTTCGGCGGCGTGGGCTCTGGCCTGTACGGCATGCTGCTCTTTGTGTTGCTGACGGTGTTTATCGCCGGGCTGATGATTGGCCGCACGCCGGAATATCTGGGCAAAAAAATCGACGTAGCGGAAATGAAAATGACCGCGCTGGCGATTCTGGTCACCCCTACTCTGGTACTGCTTGGCACGGCACTCGCCATGATGACCGAAGCCGGTCGCGCGGGCATGTTAAACCCGGGCATTCACGGCTTTAGCGAAGTGCTGTACGCCGTCTCTTCCGCCGCCAACAACAACGGCAGCGCGTTCGCCGGTTTAAGTGCCAATACGCCGTTCTGGAACGTACTACTCGCAGTGTGTATGTGGTTTGGCCGCTTTGCCGTAATCGTACCGGTGATGGCGATTGCCGGTTCGCTTGTCACCAAAAAATCGCAAACCGCAGGGGTTGGCACACTCCCCACGCATGGCCCACTGTTTATCGGCTTGCTGATTGGCACCGTGCTGTTAGTGGGTGCGCTGACCTTTATTCCCGCCCTCGCATTAGGCCCGGTTGCGGAACACCTTTCCCTGGTTAATTTGTGA